The Delphinus delphis chromosome 10, mDelDel1.2, whole genome shotgun sequence genome includes a region encoding these proteins:
- the OARD1 gene encoding ADP-ribose glycohydrolase OARD1, translating into MAGSPNEDSEGSRITYVKGDLFACPKTDSLAHCISEDCRMGAGIAVHFKKKFGGVQELLNQQKKSGEVAVLKRDGRYIYYLITKKRASHKPTYENLQKSLEAMKSHCLKNGVTDLSMPRIGCGLDRLQWENVSAMIEEIFEATDIRITVYTL; encoded by the exons ATGGCTGGCAGCCCTAATGAAGATTCAGAAGGAAGCAGA ATTACTTATGTGAAAGGAGACCTTTTTGCATGCCCCAAAACAGACTCCTTAGCCCACTGTATCAGTGAGGACTGTCGAATGGGCGCTGGGATAGCTGTCCACTTCAAGAAGAAATTTGGAGGGGTGCAGGAACTGTTAAATCAAC aaaaaaagtcTGGAGAAGTGGCTGTTCTGAAGAGAGATGGGCGATATATATATTACCTG ATTACAAAGAAAAGGGCTTCACACAAGCCAACTTACGAAAACTTACAGAAGAGTTTAGAGGCCATGAAGTCCCACTGTCTGAAGAATGGAGTCACCGACCTCTCCATGCCAAG gATTGGATGTGGTCTTGATCGTCTGCAATGGGAAAATGTATCTGCGATGATTGAGGAGATCTTTGAGGCAACAGACATCAGAATTACTGTGTACACGCTCTGA